A window of the Diorhabda carinulata isolate Delta chromosome 1, icDioCari1.1, whole genome shotgun sequence genome harbors these coding sequences:
- the LOC130895948 gene encoding endoribonuclease Dcr-1 codes for MSSFTNESVYTHTFTPKEYQVELLESAKKKNTIICSSTSSSKAFIVVKLLQEYSWQMRQERGKKALFILDPQNVPIMTSHVKYLTDLKCISITRITTEIELEDLFQRYQVIISTAEICIEMVHSCLIADFSVFNLLVIDDCLYGQRQSLIKVIMNKYNNLPEGYKPRILGLTTGLLSSELQPDRLEAELSRLEKLLNSDVDTSSEIVTLIRLSCRPHETVIECPKSQVSSLQNEIKKIVQGTIDFLHDHRYDPSEIYDDDLLEEFKQVPDPRIVPLELLHNFLEILEDMGPWCADKAALYILSKIEKLKVKVPYERHYLLLCMTSSTLISVRATCEYLFENSEELDILKKYSTQKVLKFIEILKQFKPPGDKPPIKEKSPDESSPVKFKGRGKGPRRPLFQRPLTEDNLCSLIFVHNGYKAKTLFALLCTLSQEDPDFWWISALFTVEKVADTISEPKEAENEHKTQEEVLKKFRCHECNILVSTSVLEQGCDLPKCNLVIRFDLPKNFHSYIQSKARARASDAHYILFANIDQINMFVEDLAEYNEVENTLLRRCYSLEPNKQEEIIADLYSHLCTPYKPLPDDGAPSITLTNAISLLNKYCAKLPSDTFTRLTPIWSEEQTSCGKFVVHLRLPINSPVKQTISSPPMPNSLLARRAVAFMVCRQLHKTCELDDYLQPINKENFKATEDDWVNFALDEPDDENLDVRPGTTKRRQYYNKRIADALLNCHPVVGEPTYFYKIVMTLTCPLPEEQNTRGREIYPPEDSPLGFGILTSKRIPKISAFPIFTRSGEVSVDLELISTNLVLTEEQIKKTREFVNYTFTSVLRLQKYLMLFNPDASSNNYLIVPTIKRDNAVKVNWKFINLIFTLLNRIPAFIPDEKRANYIFNPELYRDAVVMPWYRNQDQPQYFYVAEMCSKLNPTSAFPGLEYATFEEYYKRKYGIQIQNLTQCLLDVDHTSARLNFLTPRYVNRKGVALPTSSEETKRAKRENLEQKQILVPELCAIHPFPASLWRKAVALPCVLYRINALLLADQIRRTVASALNLGICELPKEVKWPSLNFGWNLSDVLKKSREEEMRKQQEKLLVAELHLEEKLPSLKITEIKSDDDFENGVNDTDDECNSLVEMSTKCDDKWIEIGTWSNEMAGTMDCNGSSSLIRYASPTSWLQSDNNYDDFSDSESEILQDDSDSEWGGLRIEFTGDNQAEALDDEDDDNEDKVFKLYNNIDAWKIEEESVQTDLLRKEFHEACSNNKHYILSSGILVKADNVFDKTILKDKEDKIVYTNNIDKNVDFSLLYKDNRNNSVLDENIISNQYINEYDISEELSFSFDEQPNLADHPGPSPNVLLQALTMSNANDGINLERLETIGDSFLKYAITNYLYSKYENVHEGKLSHLRSKQVSNLNLYRLGRRKCLGEFMIATKFDPHDNWLPPCFYVPKQLEEALIDAQYPANCWSVADMAATRNMSLDDICVMVRERGEGFALTNSIPYNLVTQHSIPDKSIADCVEAVIGAYLIECGPRGALLFMAWLGIRVLPKLTDGTFGEIKLPRSPLLRNIPDPEGELERLLDGYDKFEKHIGYKFRDRSYLLQAMTHASYFPNHLTDCYQRLEFLGDAVLDYLITRHLYEDPRMHSPGALTDLRSALVNNTIFASLAVRNNFHKYFKHLSPGLNEVVERFIRLQEESGHSLVDELYLVIETECEEVEDVEVPKALGDVFESVAGAIFLDSGMSLDAVWKVYYRMMKSEIEQFSNKVPKSPIRELLELEPETAKFGKPEKLADGRRVRVTVEVFGKGLFKGIGRNYRIAKCTAAKCALKHLKRRGLLKKSDN; via the exons atgtcAAGTTTTACGAATGAAAGTGTATATACTCATACGTTTACGCCTAAAGAATATCAAGTTGAATTGTTGGAGTCagctaagaaaaaaaatacaataatatgcTCCAGTACAAGTTCTTCAAAAGCATTTATTGTGGTTAAGTTATTGCAAGAATATTCATGGCAGATGAGACAGGAACGTGGTAAAAAGGcgttatttattttagatcCTCAAAATGTTCCTATAATGACGTCTCACGTTAAATATTTAACCGACTTGAAGTGTATAAGTATTACTAGAATAACTACAGAAATTGAATTAGAAGACTTATTTCAAAGATATCAAGTAATTATATCAACTGCAGAAATATGTATTGAAATGGTACATTCATGTCTAATAGCTGATTTCTCTGTATTTAATTTACTTGTTATTGATGATTGCCTCTATGGACAAAGACAGTCCCTTATTAAagttattatgaataaatacaaCAATTTACCTGAAGGTTATAAACCACGTATACTGGGTTTAACTACAGGATTACTTAGCTCTGAGTTACAGCCAGACAGATTAGAAGCAGAACTATCaagattagaaaaattattaaattcagaCGTAGACACTTCATCTGAAATAGTTACTTTGATAAGATTGTCATGTAGACCCCATGAAACTGTGATAGAATGTCCTAAGTCACAAGTGAGTAGcttacaaaatgaaattaagaagATAGTACAAGGAACCATAGATTTTTTACATGATCATAGATATGATCCTAGTGAAATATATGATGATGATTTATTAGAAGAATTTAAACAAGTTCCTGATCCACGTATTGTACCATTAGAATTACTACATAATTTCCTGGAAATACTCGAAGATATGGGCCCATGGTGTGCAGATAAAGCTGCACTATacatattgtcaaaaattgaaaagctCAAAGTGAAAGTACCGTATGAACGCCATTATCTTTTGTTATGTATGACATCTTCTACATTGATATCTGTTAGAGCTACATGcgaatatttatttgaaaattctgaagagctggatatattaaaaaagtattcaaCACAAAAAGtattaaagtttattgaaatCTTGAAACAATTTAAACCTCCAGGGGATAAACCACCAATAAAAGAGAAAAGTCCAGATGAAAGTTCTCCAGTAAAATTCAAGGGTAGAGGCAAAGGACCTAGGAGACCTCTTTTTCAAAGACCACTAACTGAAGATAATTTGTGTTCTTTAATCTTTGTTCATAATGGATATAAAGCAAAAACATTGTTTGCTTTACTTTGT ACTCTTTCTCAAGAAGATCCTGACTTCTGGTGGATTTCAGCTTTATTTACAGTAGAAAAAGTAGCAGATACAATAAGTGAACCTAAAGAGGCTGAAAACGAGCATAAAACACAAGAAGAAGTTCTCAAAAAATTTAGGTGTCATGAATGTAATATATTAGTGTCAACGTCTGTACTAGAACAAGGCTGTGATTTACCAAAGTGCAACTTAGTTATTAGATTTGATTTACccaaaaattttcatagttatATTCAAAGCAAGGCAAGAGCTAGAGCATCTGATGCTCATTATATCCTTTTTGCAAATATAGATCAAATTAACATGTTTGTTGAGGACTTGGCTGAATATAATGAAGTTGAAAATACTTTGCTGAGAAGATGTTATAGTTTAGAACCTAATAAACAAGAAGAGATAATAGCAGATCTATACAGTCATTTATGCACACCCTATAAACCATTACCAGATGATGGAGCACCTAGTATTACTTTAACCAATGCAATATCGttacttaataaatattgtGCTAAGTTACCCAGTGATACTTTCACAAGGCTCACACCAATATGGAGTGAGGAGCAAACCTCTTGTGGAAAGTTCGTTGTCCATTTGAGACTCCCAATTAACTCACCTGTCAAGCAAACTATTTCTAGCCCACCAATGCCAAATAGTTTGCTCGCTAGAAGAGCAGTAGCTTTCATGGTGTGCCGCCAACTTCACAAAACTTGTGAACTTGATGATTATTTGCAACCtatcaacaaagaaaattttaaagcTACAGAAGATGATTGGGTTAACTTTGCTTTGGATGAACCTGATGATGAAAACTTGGACGTTCGACCTG gtACTACTAAACGTAGACAGTATTATAATAAAAGGATAGCAGATGCATTATTGAATTGTCACCCCGTAGTGGGAGAACCAACatacttttataaaattgttatgaCTTTAACTTGTCCTTTGCCTGAAGAGCAAAACACAAGGGGTAGAGAAATTTATCCTCCTGAGGATTCTCCTTTAGGATTTGGAATTCTCACATCGAAAAGGATTCCAAAG atAAGTGCCTTTCCTATTTTCACCAGATCAGGTGAAGTTAGTGTGGACTTAGAACTAATATCTACAAATCTGGTTTTAACTGaagagcaaataaaaaaaactagagaGTTTGTAAACTATACTTTTACAAGTGTGTTGCGATTACAAAAGTATTTGATGCTGTTCAATCCAGATGCTTcatctaataattatttaatcgTTCCGACAATCAAAA gGGATAATGCAGTAAAAGTCAattggaaatttataaatttgatattcacTCTTCTAAACAGGATTCCAGCATTCATACCTGATGAAAAAAGAGCTAACTACATTTTTAATCCTGAGCTCTACAGAGATGCTGTAGTCATGCCATGGTATCGTAACCAGGACCAACCTCAGTATTTTTATGTAGCAGAGATGTGTTCCAAGTTGAATCCTACCTCTGCTTTTCCAGGATTAGAATATGCGACTTTTGAGGagtattataaaagaaaatatggaatTCAGATTCAAAATCTGACTCAGTGTTTGTTGGATGTAGATCATACTTCTGCACGTTTGAATTTCCTCACTCCAAGATATGTAAACAGAAAAGGAGTAGCACTGCCTACAAGTagtgaagaaacaaaaagagCTAAAAGAGAAAACCTTGAACAGAAGCAAATATTAGTTCCGGAACTATGTGCTATTCACCCTTTTCCTGCTTCTCTGTGGAGGAAAGCTGTAGCTTTGCCTTGTGTATTATATAGAATCAATGCTTTACTTCTAGCAGATCAGATCAGAAGAACTGTAGCTAGTGCTTTAAATTTAGGCATATGTGAATTACCTAAAG AAGTTAAATGGCCATCATTGAATTTTGGATGGAACTTATCTGATGTACTGAAAAAATCCCGTGAAGAAGAGATGCGTAAGCAGCAAGAAAAGTTACTAGTAGCTGAACTCCATTTAGAAGAAAAACTACCCTCATTAAAAATAACCGAAATAAAATCAGATGATGATTTTGAAAATGGCGTCAATGATACAGATGATGAATGCAATAGTCTTGTAGAAATGAGTACCAAATGTGATGACAAATGGATAGAGATAGGGACTTGGTCTAATGAAATGGCAGGAACTATGGATTGTAATGGAAGTTCTTCCTTAATTCGTTATGCTTCACCAACTAGTTGGTTGCAGTCAGATAATAACTATGATGATTTTTCTGACAGTGAATCAGAAATACTTCAGGATGATTCTGATTCAGAGTGGGGAGGTTTAAGGATTGAGTTTACAGGAGATAATCAAGCAGAAGCTTTGGATGATGAGGATGATGACAATGAAGACAAAGTatttaaattatacaataatattGATGCTTGGAAGATTGAAGAAGAAAGTGTGCAAACTGATTTGTTAAGAAAGGAATTTCATGAAGCATGTTCCAATAATAAACACTATATACTATCTAGTGGAATATTAGTAAAGGCTGACAATGTTTTTGacaaaactattttaaaagataaagaagataaaatagtttatacaaataatatcgATAAGAATGTTGATTTTTCTTTGCTGTACAAAGATAATAGAAACAATTCAGTATTAGATGAGAATATTATATCTAATCAATATATTAATGAGTATGATATATCTGAAGAACTATCTTTTAGTTTTGATGAACAACCTAACTTAGCAGACCATCCTGGACCTAGCCCAAATGTTCTTTTGCAAGCTTTAACTATGTCTAATGCAAATGATGGAATTAACTTGGAAAGGCTGGAAACTATTGGtgattcttttttaaaatacgccataacaaattatttatattccaaatatgaaaatgtacATGAAGGAAAACTCAGTCATTTGCGATCAAAACAAGTTAGTAACTTGAATTTGTATCGTTTGGGAAGAAGAAAGTGCTTAGGAGAATTCATGATAGCTACCAAATTTGATCCACATGATAATTGGCTGCCTCCTTGCTTCTATGTCCCGAAACAATTGGAAGAAGCCCTAATAGATGCACAATATCCTGCAAACTGTTGGTCAGTTGCTGACATGGCTGCAACTAGAAATATGAGTTTAGATGATATTTGTGTAATGGTACGTGAACGTGGAGAAGGCTTTGCTTTAACCAATTCCATTCCCTATAATCTAGTCACTCAACATAGTATACCTGACAAAAGTATAGCAGATTGCGTGGAGGCGGTTATAGGAGCTTATTTAATTGAATGTGGTCCCCGTGGTGCTCTGCTATTCATGGCTTGGTTGGGAATTAGAGTTTTACCAAAATTAACAGATGGTACATTTGGAGAAATTAAATTGCCTCGATCGCCACTCCTTAGAAATATACCCGATCCCGAAGGGGAGTTAGAAAGACTGCTAGATGGatatgataaatttgaaaaacacaTTGGATATAAGTTTAGAGATCGGTCGTACTTATTGCAAGCGATGACACATGCGTCATATTTCCCTAATCATCTCACTGATTGTTATCAACGATTAGAATTTTTAGGAGATGCTGTTCTAGATTATTTGATTACTAGACATTTATACGAAGATCCCAGGATGCACTCGCCTGGTGCTTTGACAGATTTGAGATCGGCGTTAGTTAATAATACCATTTTTGCATCATTGGCTGTGAGAAATAACTTTCATAAGTATTTCAAGCATTTATCTCCAGGTCTTAATGAG GTTGTGGAGAGATTTATAAGACTGCAAGAAGAAAGTGGTCATTCTTTAGTAGACGAATTGTATTTAGTAATAGAAACAGAATGCGAGGAAGTAGAAGATGTAGAAGTACCAAAAGCCTTAGGTGATGTGTTTGAATCTGTTGCAGGTGCTATATTTTTGGATTCTGGTATGTCTTTAGATGCTGTATGGAAAGTGTATTACAGAATGATGAAATCGGAAATAGAACAATTTAGTAACAAAGTTCCAAAATCTCCTATTAGGGAATTATTAGAACTTGAGCCAGAAACCGCTAAATTTGGTAAACCTGAAAAGTTGGCAGATGGGAGAAGGGTTAGGGTTACTGTGGAAGTATTTGGCAAAGGATTGTTTAAGGGCATTGGAAGAAACTATAGGATTGCTAAGTGTACAGCTGCCAAATGTGCTTTAAAACATCTTAAACGGAGGGGTTTACTTAAAAAAAGTgacaattaa